CGGGACGGCGCCGGTGACGACCTGGTGTCCACCGCGGAGCTGCTGGTCAGCGAACTGGCCACCAACGCCCTGCTGCACGCCGCGAGCCGCTTCCGGCTCACACTGACCGCCGCCCACGGCGTCCTGCGCTGCGAGGTCTCCGACGGCGGCCGGCGGGTTCCGCAGGTGCTCGACGCGGGCAGCTCGCAGAGCGGCCGGGGGATGTTCCTGGTGGAGGCGCTCGCCCGGCGCTGGGGCTGCCACCAGGACGGGCCGGGCAA
This region of Streptomyces chromofuscus genomic DNA includes:
- a CDS encoding ATP-binding protein, whose protein sequence is MLQLSGEGHPEPGPRYGAYPQPPLGAGHSSVEYDPRPSAVREARAEVRRRLEGWGLADRDGAGDDLVSTAELLVSELATNALLHAASRFRLTLTAAHGVLRCEVSDGGRRVPQVLDAGSSQSGRGMFLVEALARRWGCHQDGPGKTVWFELGTCACEGCGRRQP